In the Flavobacterium sp. 90 genome, GTTTGGCGGCGGAATTACAATTGTATAAGGTGTTCTATGATCTGGTTCTGAATGAAAATAGTTGTTTTTCATCCAGTAATCATACCATTTGTTCTCGATTGTCTTAGCGTCAAATTGTGCTGGAATACTCATTTATTAGGATTGTTTATTCGTTTATTTTCTGTTTATTCGTTTAATCGTTGATTCGTTTAATCGTTAATTTCTGAAAGCTTTAGTAAAACCTAAATTCAATCCAAATCAATTAAACGATTAAACAGTTAAACAAATAAACGAAACTTTGGTTCAATTTTTGTAATTATAACTGACAGCAAAAGTAAATAATTAAAGACACTATAAAAAGCGAAATAAAAATTTGTGTATTAATTAAAACAAAGTATATTTACTTACAACTTAAAATAATTTCAAATGAAAAATGTTGCCACTTTTATTGTAATCGCATTGTTTTGTACAATTGGTTATGCTCAAAACGGCCCAAAAATTGAATTTGCTGCCACAGACAACACAATTGATTATGGAAAAATTTCTAAGGGTGATAATGGAGTTCGCTCTTTTGAATTTACAAACACCGGAGATGCGCCTCTATTAATTACCGGAGCAGAATCTACAGTAAGCTCAATTGTCGTTACAAAACCAGCTGCAGCTATTTTGCCTGGTAAAAAAGGAAAAATTGATGTAAAATACAATATGGTTTCCGGTCCTATTCGTAAAACAATTACCGTTGAAACCAACGCCGTTAACTACCCTGATGGTAGAGTCGCCTTAAAAATTAAAGGCGAAGTTTTATAAAAAAACAATAATCTAAAAATAGTAAAAGCCGTTTCTTATTAAGGAACGGCTTTTTTTTATGAATCTAATTCTTCTTAATTAAACCCCACAGGTTTTAATCCCGAGGATTCAGGCAATGTCATTAAGTTAAGGGGAAATCTACAAAATTACTTAACAGTTTAATCAAAAAAGTAATTAGAAAAATCCGTTTTTATCAGCGTTTTCGCTTTAGCGAATCAGTAAAATCAGTGTCTAATTTTGACGCGGATAAAACAGATTTACTTCGTAAAAACGCAGATAAAAACGGATTTTATTTTCTAAAAGCTTAACTTAATGACATTGAGCTTTGGGACTGTTGGTTTTGTCGTAGAATATGATATTTTTTTATTGTCAAATCTTTGTCAAAGTTTTGAACTTTGACAAAGATTGAACTTTCGTTGCGGAGTTACTTACGAAGATTTCTCCTTCGTCGAAATTGTAAAGGTTACTTATTTCGGTAACGGATTTATCATTTCGATTGGTTTTTTTCCATCAATACCTTGATGTGGTCTTTCATGATTATAATAATATAAGTATTGCAATAATTCTTCTTTTAATTCTTCATGAGAATCAAAATCTGTGTCTCTCAATAAATCATCTTCAAGAGTTCTCCAAAAGCGTTCAACTTTACCATTAGTTTGTGGTCTGTAGGGTTTTGTGTACCTATGAACAATACCTAATTCCATTAACATCCTCTCAAAAGGGTGAT is a window encoding:
- a CDS encoding DUF1573 domain-containing protein, with product MKNVATFIVIALFCTIGYAQNGPKIEFAATDNTIDYGKISKGDNGVRSFEFTNTGDAPLLITGAESTVSSIVVTKPAAAILPGKKGKIDVKYNMVSGPIRKTITVETNAVNYPDGRVALKIKGEVL